Proteins from one Impatiens glandulifera chromosome 2, dImpGla2.1, whole genome shotgun sequence genomic window:
- the LOC124927486 gene encoding phytochromobilin:ferredoxin oxidoreductase, chloroplastic-like, translating into MDEKTEIQMLSFQAPKIRLLRSLSVQNNEMMQVLDFGVFPTLEFDLPIFCVNFFSSPNISIIVLDLNPLQDVINQTDYKDKYYKYIMHLGVKHSELLPWGGKLTSESLMLFSSIVIWSKFSPTDQKYDALYSAFVDYYMTWLDLMDEVADNNDPSQIIINREAQHRYLTWRSEKDPGHALMRKLVGEDRAKDLIRNFLFNGLDELGNRTFLNHFPDYRRDDGSVNNKRSMIGKSFESRPWNERGEFIGNNFEQSCIIFETLAIRMGLMYFNFCVIFMCSEL; encoded by the exons ATGGATGAGAAAACCGAGATTCAAATGTTGTCATTTCAAGCTCCCAAGATCAGGCTGTTACGCAGCTTAAGTGTCCAAAACAATGAAATGATGCAG GTTTTGGATTTTGGTGTGTTTCCAACACTTGAGTTTGATCTACCAATATTTTGTGTCAATTTCTTCTCTTCTCCTAACATTAGCATCATTGTGTT AGACCTCAACCCTTTGCAAGATGTGATCAATCAGACGGATTACAAGGACAAGTACTATAAATACATAATGCATCTTGGCGTTAAACATTCCGAG CTTTTGCCTTGGGGAGGAAAGCTTACCAGTGAATCGTTGATGTTATTCTCTTCGATTGTGATATGGTCCAAGTTTTCACCAACTGATCAGAAATACGATGCCTTGTATTCCGCATTTGTGGATTATTATATG ACTTGGCTCGACCTGATGGATGAGGTAGCAGATAACAATGATCCTTCTCAAATTATTATCAACCGCGAGGCTCAACATCGGTATCTCACCTGGAGATCCGAGAAG GATCCAGGGCATGCGCTTATGAGGAAGCTAGTTGGTGAAGATCGGGCAAAG GACTTGATAaggaattttcttttcaatGGACTTGATGAACTTGGAAACAGGACGTTTCTGAACCACTTCCCAGATTATAGGCGCGACGATGGCTCTGTAAACAACAAGCGCAGCATGATCGGAAAATCATTCGAAAGTCGCCCTTGGAATGAAAGAGGAGAATTCATTGGTAATAACTTTGAACAGAGTTGTATCATCTTTGAAACTTTAGCTATTAGAATGGGGcttatgtattttaatttttgtgtcATATTTATGTGTAGTGAACTATAG
- the LOC124927864 gene encoding pseudouridine-5'-phosphate glycosidase has protein sequence MASSAISRTSNLRSHVQFTVSQSKGNVHESSLGLIKLSPEVSDALSHRKPVVALESTIISHGMPYPQNFETAKNVEQIVRDNGAVPATVAILDGIPCIGLSVDELQRLAIVGPKARKTARRDIAHVVATRGIGSTTVSATMIFASMVGIHVFVTGGIGGVHRHGEKSMDISSDLTELGRTPVTVISAGVKSILDIPRTLEYLETQGVCVAAYGTNEFPAFFTEISGCKTPCRLDTAEECARLIDANMKLNLGTGILIAVPIPKEHSASGGVIEAAVQRALKEAKDKGITGSAETPFLLARVSELTGGASLSSNIALVKNNARVGAQIAVALAHRRKFDVGGTSKL, from the exons ATGGCTTCCTCAGCTATTTCAAGGACGTCCAACCTGCGAAGTCACGTTCAATTCACAGTCTCACAGAGTAAG GGTAATGTTCATGAATCTTCTTTAGGTTTGATAAAGTTATCCCCAGAGGTTTCCGACGCCTTATCACATAGGAAGCCAGTTGTTGCACTCGAGTCCACCATTATATCTCATG GAATGCCTTACCCTCAAAATTTTGAGACTGCCAAGAACGTAGAGCAAATTGTCCGTGACAATGGAGCTGTACCTGCAACTGTTGCTATTTTAGATGGCATACCATGTATAG GTTTGAGTGTGGATGAATTACAAAGGTTGGCTATTGTGGGGCCTAAAGCTAGGAAAACGGCACGTAGAGATATTGCTCATGTT GTGGCTACTCGAGGGATTGGTTCTACTACCGTTTCTGCTACCATGATCTTTGCTTCTATG gTTGGCATTCATGTATTTGTTACTGGGGGAATCGGTGGAGTGCATAGACATGGAGAGAAGT CAATGGACATATCATCTGATCTAACTGAACTTGGAAGGACACCTGTAACAGTTATCTCAGCTGGTGTTAAATCAATATTAGATATTCCCAGAACCTTGGAGTATTTA GAAACACAAGGAGTATGTGTTGCTGCCTATGGGACTAATGAATTTCCAGCATTTTTCACTGAAATAAGTGGCTGCAAG ACACCTTGTCGTTTGGATACAGCAGAAGAATGTGCTCGTTTAATAG ATGCAAACATGAAACTGAATCTTGGAACTGGTATTTTGATAGCTGTTCCTATTCCGAAGGAACATTCTGCCTCAGGAGGTGTGATAGAAGCTGCCGTACAAAGAGCTCTAAAAGAAgcaaa GGACAAGGGCATAACAGGCAGTGCTGAAACTCCTTTCTTGCTTGCTAGAGTAAGTGAATTAACTGGTGGAGCTTCCCTGTCTTCAA ACATTGCTCTAGTGAAAAACAATGCGCGTGTTGGTGCTCAGATTGCCGTCGCACTTGCTCACCGCCGAAAGTTTGATGTTGGAG GTACTTCTAAGTTGTAG
- the LOC124925238 gene encoding probable pectinesterase/pectinesterase inhibitor 17, which yields MADIYGKDFLAVDIIFENTAGAANQQAVALKSEARSIFYRCRFLGYQDTLIFACEPLLAQSNTIIAQGRESSDEGGGTIFHNCTILAAGGLQGSVKTYFGRPWRFYSRVVIMQSEIHPLIDPQGWMKCDDASPLDKLFYAEYDNRGASADTSRRVTWPGRVLLNTTAQANYYTVRNFISGEKWIPVTVPRFLDLI from the exons ATGGCAG ACATATATGGGAAAGATTTTCTTGCAGTCGACATCATATTTGAAAACACAGCAGGAGCAGCCAACCAGCAGGCCGTGGCACTAAAAAGTGAAGCACGGTCTATATTCTATCGGTGTAGGTTCTTGGGATACCAAGATACCTT GATTTTCGCTTGTGAACCACTTCTTGCACAGTCAAACACAATTATAGCTCAAGGAAGAGAAAGTTCCGATGAAGGAGGAGGGACAATCTTTCATAACTGCACCATTCTAGCTGCCGGTGGCTTACAAGGGTCTGTAAAGACTTACTTTGGAAGACCATGGAGATTCTACTCCAGGGTCGTTATTATGCAGTCAGAGATTCATCCACTTATCGATCCACAAGGGTGGATGAAGTGTGATGACGCTAGTCCCCTGGATAAACTGTTTTATGCAGAGTATGATAATAGAGGCGCTAGTGCAGACACCTCTAGGAGAGTCACATGGCCAGGACGGGTATTGTTGAATACTACTGCTCAGGCTAATTATTATACCGTTAGGAATTTTATCAGCGGAGAAAAATGGATTCCTGTTACAGTTCCACGTTTTCTAGATCTAATATGA